The following are from one region of the Methylophilus sp. DW102 genome:
- a CDS encoding response regulator transcription factor: MDIQKIKVIIVDDHAILRSGIKQILLASGDIDVVGEAENVAQAIKCVREVAADVMLLDISLPDKTGIEALKLIKRENAALNILMLSMYMEEQYAVRSIRSGASGYLCKHTASEELLTAIHTLAKGKKYITPNVAEILAEQVGNDYAVALHETLSDREFQVMRMIASGQSVSEIADKLALSVKTVSMYRTRLLEKMHLKHNADITHYAIKNQLV, from the coding sequence TTGGATATACAAAAAATAAAAGTCATTATCGTAGATGACCATGCCATCTTACGTTCTGGCATCAAGCAAATATTGCTTGCGAGTGGGGATATTGATGTCGTCGGTGAGGCGGAGAATGTTGCGCAGGCGATTAAATGTGTACGTGAAGTGGCTGCCGATGTCATGCTACTGGACATTTCGTTGCCGGATAAAACTGGCATAGAAGCCTTAAAGCTCATCAAGCGAGAAAATGCTGCGCTCAACATCTTGATGCTTTCCATGTACATGGAAGAGCAGTATGCCGTGCGCTCCATTCGTTCTGGCGCTTCTGGCTACCTGTGCAAGCATACGGCGTCAGAAGAATTGCTCACCGCCATACACACGCTGGCCAAAGGCAAAAAATACATTACCCCCAACGTGGCAGAGATTCTGGCCGAGCAGGTGGGGAATGATTATGCGGTGGCCTTGCACGAAACCCTTTCAGATCGCGAGTTTCAGGTCATGCGCATGATTGCTTCCGGGCAGTCAGTCAGTGAGATTGCAGATAAACTCGCATTGTCGGTGAAAACGGTCAGCATGTACCGGACGCGGCTGCTCGAAAAAATGCATCTCAAACATAATGCCGACATCACCCATTACGCCATCAAGAACCAATTGGTTTAG
- a CDS encoding ATP-binding protein has product MSTPASHFPIDSVQHALHESERRFSAIVSSIPGLVFQMHMTADAQVVFTYVSEGCEALLGIPAAALLKDANTLFDAMDQPSAHLFKQNLQKSARQHKRLDWEGQIWIADWQDMKWVNIRATVQDLGQGAVQWDGIMLNISQSKHEKQEIEQARQDLQALTAHLNQVKEQERVSIAREIHDDLGGNLTAMKLGLSTIIQQIEAGEPVNLEQAHLLQGIINQTFDSVHRISGNLRPNILDLGLVDALEWQVSQFKKQLGISAKFLTNCHDLECDPDQSMALFRICQEALSNIAKYAQANAVEVELSLKDQLLFMNITDNGIGIAPADKIKSNAFGLRGMQERAAALGGECQIESSSAASGTCIRVQAPFKPAES; this is encoded by the coding sequence GTGTCTACGCCAGCCAGCCATTTTCCTATTGATAGTGTCCAACATGCCTTGCATGAAAGCGAGCGCAGATTCTCCGCCATTGTTTCCAGCATTCCAGGACTCGTGTTCCAGATGCATATGACTGCAGATGCTCAAGTGGTTTTTACTTATGTGAGTGAGGGCTGCGAAGCCTTGCTGGGTATCCCGGCCGCAGCATTGCTCAAGGATGCCAACACCCTGTTTGATGCCATGGATCAACCTTCCGCCCATCTGTTCAAGCAAAACTTGCAAAAATCCGCCCGGCAACACAAGCGCCTGGATTGGGAAGGACAAATCTGGATTGCCGACTGGCAAGACATGAAATGGGTCAATATCCGGGCTACCGTGCAAGACTTGGGGCAGGGCGCGGTGCAATGGGATGGCATTATGCTCAATATTAGCCAGAGCAAGCATGAAAAACAGGAGATCGAGCAAGCCAGGCAAGATCTGCAGGCACTGACGGCGCACTTGAACCAGGTCAAAGAGCAGGAGCGCGTGTCGATTGCGCGTGAAATTCATGATGACCTCGGCGGCAACCTGACCGCGATGAAGCTGGGCTTGTCGACCATCATCCAGCAAATTGAGGCCGGTGAGCCGGTCAACCTCGAGCAAGCGCATTTGTTGCAAGGGATCATCAACCAGACGTTTGATTCCGTACATCGTATTTCTGGCAATTTGCGACCCAACATTCTCGATCTGGGGCTGGTGGATGCGCTGGAGTGGCAGGTGAGCCAGTTCAAAAAACAATTAGGCATCTCGGCAAAATTTCTCACCAATTGTCATGATTTGGAGTGTGATCCCGACCAATCCATGGCGTTGTTCCGGATTTGTCAGGAGGCGCTCTCGAACATCGCCAAATATGCGCAGGCCAATGCGGTCGAAGTGGAGCTCAGCCTCAAGGATCAGCTGTTATTCATGAACATCACGGATAATGGCATCGGCATTGCCCCTGCCGACAAGATCAAATCGAACGCATTTGGCCTGAGAGGTATGCAGGAAAGGGCGGCGGCACTGGGGGGCGAGTGCCAGATTGAATCTTCCAGCGCCGCGTCTGGCACTTGTATCCGGGTGCAAGCACCGTTCAAGCCCGCAGAGTCGTGA
- a CDS encoding GGDEF domain-containing protein, protein MTASEVARETIKQMAVRRVEPTPDNYMQIYYEIAGKPVKEDAASALRKALKQLPHDTLEQTNWINRWEKVLKQDNWQGLGELLTEAMQQQLSHSTKWPKAIRVLLQAWDDKRSGIDTARKRETLERVLINFGDDESLSDKLIGMANMWLPSEARLEGIALTDAADASTASTSQPVLDISSEQGLPSEVQQFHGAFTILQTLLKQTLYLGLIPRLQGYPDLQAEAVALQESAERAKKLKEWEALAKSLKALLMRVEVMGAQEDDVRGDIIDLLHLLLENIGELVAEDSWLSGQVYAVQSIITGPLDRTKLKQAEKSLKEVIYKQGLVKHSLIEARNSFKTLISTFIDKLKYMGEASELYSGKIETYAKELSQTDDLIKINELVNQLMRDTSVMQTDILRSRDDLLIQQRKATDTQDRIDQLQLELQQLSEVVRIDQLTGVLNRRGMDDAFQAEIARFQRSGESFSVALLDIDNFKSLNDQHGHAAGDAALKHLASVVKRAVRPTDIVTRMGGEEFVVILPKTDLQEAVIIMSRLQRSLTKEYFMGNNQKLLITFSAGVALFQKEDDVSAILSRADQAMYLAKKRGKNRVMTETDLVGTVNP, encoded by the coding sequence ATGACAGCTTCAGAAGTTGCACGTGAAACCATCAAGCAAATGGCTGTCAGGCGTGTCGAACCGACACCGGACAATTACATGCAGATTTACTATGAGATTGCAGGTAAACCGGTGAAGGAGGATGCTGCCAGTGCGTTGCGCAAGGCATTGAAGCAGTTGCCCCACGACACGCTGGAGCAAACCAACTGGATTAACCGCTGGGAAAAAGTGCTTAAACAGGATAACTGGCAAGGGCTGGGGGAATTGCTGACTGAGGCCATGCAACAGCAGCTTAGTCATTCCACCAAATGGCCCAAGGCGATTCGTGTTTTATTGCAAGCCTGGGACGACAAGCGCAGTGGCATAGATACTGCCAGAAAGCGTGAGACGCTGGAACGTGTGCTCATTAATTTTGGTGATGACGAGAGCCTGTCCGACAAGTTGATCGGCATGGCGAATATGTGGTTGCCTTCTGAAGCCCGGCTTGAGGGGATTGCCTTGACTGATGCGGCTGACGCGTCCACAGCTTCGACGTCGCAACCTGTCTTGGATATATCCAGTGAACAAGGTTTGCCCTCTGAAGTACAGCAGTTCCATGGCGCTTTTACCATTTTGCAGACCTTGTTGAAGCAAACACTTTACCTGGGCTTGATTCCCCGTTTGCAAGGGTATCCAGACTTGCAGGCGGAGGCGGTGGCCCTGCAGGAATCTGCCGAGCGCGCTAAAAAGCTTAAAGAGTGGGAGGCTTTGGCCAAGTCACTTAAAGCGTTATTGATGCGGGTCGAGGTGATGGGCGCGCAAGAGGATGACGTGCGTGGCGACATTATCGACTTGTTGCATTTGCTACTGGAAAATATCGGTGAACTGGTGGCTGAAGATAGCTGGCTGAGTGGTCAGGTCTATGCTGTACAGTCGATTATTACCGGTCCGCTGGATAGAACCAAGCTTAAACAAGCCGAAAAAAGCCTCAAAGAGGTTATTTACAAGCAAGGACTGGTCAAGCACAGTCTGATTGAGGCGAGGAACTCATTTAAAACCTTAATCAGTACTTTTATTGATAAGCTCAAATATATGGGTGAAGCCAGCGAACTCTACAGTGGCAAAATCGAGACCTATGCCAAAGAGCTCTCTCAAACTGATGATTTGATTAAAATTAATGAGCTGGTCAACCAGTTGATGCGCGATACTTCTGTCATGCAGACCGACATCCTGCGTTCGCGCGATGACTTGCTTATCCAACAGCGCAAGGCAACGGATACGCAAGACCGTATTGATCAATTGCAACTGGAGTTGCAGCAGTTGAGTGAGGTCGTCAGAATTGACCAACTCACCGGCGTGCTCAATCGCCGCGGTATGGACGATGCCTTCCAGGCCGAGATTGCGCGTTTTCAGCGTAGCGGTGAGTCATTTAGTGTGGCTTTGCTCGACATCGATAATTTTAAATCGCTCAATGACCAGCATGGGCATGCCGCCGGGGATGCTGCGCTCAAACATCTGGCTTCAGTGGTAAAACGTGCGGTGAGGCCGACGGATATTGTGACCAGAATGGGGGGCGAAGAGTTTGTTGTCATTCTGCCCAAGACCGACTTGCAAGAGGCGGTGATCATTATGTCGCGCTTGCAGCGATCACTGACCAAAGAGTACTTCATGGGTAATAACCAAAAGCTGCTGATCACCTTTAGTGCAGGTGTCGCCTTGTTCCAGAAAGAGGACGATGTCAGTGCCATCTTGTCGCGCGCAGATCAGGCCATGTACCTGGCCAAAAAACGCGGCAAAAACCGGGTGATGACTGAAACTGATCTAGTTGGCACCGTCAATCCCTAG